One stretch of Oncorhynchus keta strain PuntledgeMale-10-30-2019 chromosome 16, Oket_V2, whole genome shotgun sequence DNA includes these proteins:
- the LOC118395632 gene encoding zinc finger protein 569-like, producing MPSVADGRDWTSEAPGHKPWPRIRTLDQEPLLFLPKSGPGPNHEGPRLHHHHTEHNQWTGGLNNLSPGGHQRDRGSSQESSLQPRPFSSQSQCRDGAGPGADRDRPSCSYDTNATVSMMNRAGHPGLQPSTRVVGDPPGGSLSASLSSPSGSCLMPVEWVHRKPGSSLPQLPHGYPMNTDRVRMGRIRTDADKPYACPTCGKRFAEASYVKKHQTVHTKERPFKCKLCYKSFSFLSNLIRHRSVHNGEKS from the coding sequence ATGCCCAGTGTTGCTGACGGGAGAGACTGGACCTCTGAAGCACCTGGTCACAAACCCTGGCCCCGGATCAGAACCCTGGATCAGGAGCCGTTGCTCTTCCTTCCCAAGTCAGGACCAGGACCGAACCACGAAGGACCgagactccaccaccaccacaccgaacacaaccagtggacaggtggactgaacaacctcagtcctggtggtcatcagagagacagaggctccaGTCAGGAATCCAGTCTGCAGCCCAGACCCTTCTCTTCACAGTCTCAGTGCAGGGATGGAGCAGGACCTGGGGCTGATAGAGATAGACCCTCCTGTTCCTACGATACAAACGCCACAGTATCCATGATGAACAGAGCAGGTCACCCTGGGCTTCAGCCTTCAACGAGAGTGGTGGGAGACCCCCCTGGTGGTAGTCTATCAGCAAGTCTGTCTTCTCCTTCAGGATCTTGTCTAATGCCTGTTGAATGGGTTCATAGGAAGCCTGGGTCCAGCCTTCCTCAGCTACCTCATGGTTACCCCATGAATacagacagggtcaggatggGACGGATTAGGACGGACGCCGACAAGCCGTATGCCTGCCCCACGTGTGGGAAGCGCTTCGCTGAGGCGAGCTATGTGAAGAAGCACCAGACCGTTCACACCAAGGAGAGGCCCTTCAAGTGCAAACTATGTTACAagagcttctccttcctgagtaaCCTTATCAGACATAGGAGTGTCCACAATGGGGAGAAATCGTAG
- the LOC118395590 gene encoding uncharacterized protein LOC118395590 isoform X1, with protein sequence MANCMVFHTQIASVMEVLANAAVAEICKLIDDDYAVFRLEISQSQKENGALRRKLQLLELKMVRERAERTRRERVLASPPKSVNILDRYRGLARDEGHLTGGHRRFVKPAGHNAWRDDQPITVDEGSGTSTQHIIVMESADAEAAGPGLKQETSEGEEDQRHSRDIQTGDPTIAPAPPRIQSSITEIFSRAVMFWGCCWATRTFNSLQRFFFFWKRCGFVRNGAGTGRVTLREKEQFITHITELPA encoded by the exons atggctaactgtatggtttttcacactcaaatagcctccgTCATGGAGGTTCTAGCGAATGCAGCCGTGGCAGAGATATGTAAACTCAtagacgacgactatgcagtgtttcgtttggaaatttctcaaagccagaaagaaaacgGGGCATTACGGAGGAAACTACAGCTACTGGAACTGAAGATGGTACGGGAGCGCGCAGAGAGGACAAGGCGAGAGCGCGTCCTCGCCAGTCCTCCCAAAAGTGTCAATATTCTCGACCGATACAGAGGATTGGCAAGAG ATGAAGGACATCTCACTGGAGGCCATAGGCGCTTTGTGAAGCCAGCGGGACACAACGCGtggagagatgaccaaccaatcactgttgatgaggggagtggaacctcaacccagcACATTATTGTGATGGAG TCTGCAGATGCAGAGGCAGCAGGTCCTGGGCTCAAGCAGGAGAcgtctgaaggagaggaggaccaacgGCACAGCAGAGACATTCAGACTGGAGACCCTACCATCGCTCCAGCGCCGCCCAGGATCCAAAGCAGCATCACGGAG atcttctctagagcagtgatgttttggggctgttgctgggcaacgcggactttcaactcccttcaaagatttttttttttttggaagaGATGTGGTTTCGTGAGGAATGGGGCTGGGACAGGTCGGGTCACattaagggagaaggaacagtttattacCCACATCACTGAACTTCCTGCCTAG
- the LOC118395590 gene encoding uncharacterized protein LOC118395590 isoform X2 — protein MANCMVFHTQIASVMEVLANAAVAEICKLIDDDYAVFRLEISQSQKENGALRRKLQLLELKMVRERAERTRRERVLASPPKSVNILDRYRGLARDEGHLTGGHRRFVKPAGHNAWRDDQPITVDEGSGTSTQHIIVMESADAEAAGPGLKQETSEGEEDQRHSRDIQTGDPTIAPAPPRIQSSITEPEKTPKGPHRRQIIQLPSV, from the exons atggctaactgtatggtttttcacactcaaatagcctccgTCATGGAGGTTCTAGCGAATGCAGCCGTGGCAGAGATATGTAAACTCAtagacgacgactatgcagtgtttcgtttggaaatttctcaaagccagaaagaaaacgGGGCATTACGGAGGAAACTACAGCTACTGGAACTGAAGATGGTACGGGAGCGCGCAGAGAGGACAAGGCGAGAGCGCGTCCTCGCCAGTCCTCCCAAAAGTGTCAATATTCTCGACCGATACAGAGGATTGGCAAGAG ATGAAGGACATCTCACTGGAGGCCATAGGCGCTTTGTGAAGCCAGCGGGACACAACGCGtggagagatgaccaaccaatcactgttgatgaggggagtggaacctcaacccagcACATTATTGTGATGGAG TCTGCAGATGCAGAGGCAGCAGGTCCTGGGCTCAAGCAGGAGAcgtctgaaggagaggaggaccaacgGCACAGCAGAGACATTCAGACTGGAGACCCTACCATCGCTCCAGCGCCGCCCAGGATCCAAAGCAGCATCACGGAG CCTGAAAAGACACCAAAGGGTCCACACAGGCGACAAATCATACAGCTGCCCTCAGTGTGA